In Candida dubliniensis CD36 chromosome 6, complete sequence, the following are encoded in one genomic region:
- a CDS encoding conserved hypothetical protein (conserved hypothetical protein in Major Repeat Sequence (MRS), RB2 region; putative regulator of filamentous growth) has protein sequence MSEVPNQESPSSSIFKQSNASSSTKIHGAPSSSQIANVDFNTLRKLNTNTSFSSNLTNSTTKTSNALSRLFTRNKSSSNISIYHSPSDDDSSPKTLRESASPSESSKSGNRLKIAQKLKFSKNQSSRKPELFLDTSSSISEDNSSFRKIVTGNSSNEVNKSRKNSMSSPMSTTFHSLFHRSHHNGSSFQQDTNSVATGTTPLSSKFDDLSKVSKTTLCLSSNSSNSIISNPELAQIYNFINPNISIEDGETNMDHTNSSFLDIHKKMLVPADSFIQNKLNKYHQTEVGLGIYESELDHEKDSKIYSNLYHYLKPLFTPSFSASDSGRKVSMRPILNANVEEIASFVKESFCLHQPNERAPLDHDKSFRSKTRSSVSSLGRAKVDDFDYRQLSNLFEKLMTVLSHNLQTAEPSEVSLQTLILNAWRYYNNYIRFYVLSVFQPLQIHLNELYMKNQNGSKITRIDDLLLVSFRKVFITEQGIGSGNREPSQFLGNTESDELTGNELFTSTLAILSSIS, from the coding sequence ATGTCTGAAGTTCCTAATCAAGAATCACCGAGTTCATCGATATTTAAACAATCGAATGcctcatcatcaacaaaaatacaTGGTGCTCCATCTAGTTCACAAATTGCTAATGTCGATTTCAACACCTTGAGAAAACTAAATACGAACACCTCGTTTTCATCAAACTTAACTAACTCAACCACTAAAACTAGCAATGCTTTATCCAGGCTATTCACTAGAAATAAGTCGTCATCTaacatttcaatttatcattcTCCAAGCGATGATGATAGCTCCCCAAAGACACTTCGAGAATCTGCGTCTCCATCTGAATCAAGCAAGAGTGGCAATAGGTTGAAGATTGCCCAGAAGTTAAAGTTTTCCAAGAATCAAAGCAGTCGTAAACCAGAATTGTTTTTGGATACCAGTAGCTCAATAAGTGAAGATAACTCTTCGTTTCGGAAAATAGTAACTGGTAATCTGCTGAATGAGGTGAATAAGTCAAGAAAGAACTCAATGAGCTCGCCAATGAGTACCACATTTCATAGTTTGTTTCATCGATCTCATCACAATGGCAGCAGTTTTCAGCAAGATACCAATCTGGTTGCGACTGGCACGACACCTTTGTCCAGTAAGTTCGATGACTTGTCAAAAGTATCCAAGACAACTTTATGTCTTTCCTCAAACAGctcaaattcaataatcaGCAATCCTGAACTAGCTCAGATttataatttcatcaacccaaatatttcaattgaagatgGAGAGACTAATATGGACCATACAAACAGTTCTTTTTTGGATATTCATAAGAAAATGCTTGTGCCAGCAGATCTGTTTATCCAGAATAAGTTAAACAAGTATCACCAAACAGAAGTTGGATTGGGCATATATGAAAGTGAATTAGATCACGAAAAAGATAGTAAGATATATTCGAACCTTTATCACTACTTGAAACCACTATTCACCCCATCCTTTTCCGCATCCGATTCTGGTCGAAAGGTAAGCATGCGTCCAATATTGAATGCAAATGTGGAAGAAATTGCAAGTTTTGTGAAAGAGAGCTTTTGTTTACACCAACCCAATGAAAGAGCACCATTAGATCACGATAAAAGTTTTAGACTGAAAACAAGATCAAGTGTATCAAGTTTGGGCCGTGCTAAGGTGGACGACTTTGATTACAGACAGTTATCAAATTTGTTTGAGAAATTGATGACAGTATTGAGTCACAACTTACAAACTGCCGAGCCATCGGAAGTATCTTTACAAACTTTGATATTGAACGCATGGagatattataataattatatcagGTTTTACGTGCTAAGTGTATTTCAACCTTTGCAAATTCACTTGAATGAACTATATATGAAAAATCAGAATGGAAGCAAAATTACTAGAATAGATGATCTTTTACTTGTATCTTTTCGCAAGGTTTTTATTACTGAACAGGGTATTGGAAGTGGGAATAGAGAGCCATCTCAATTTTTAGGGAATACTGAGAGTGATGAGTTAACTGGTAATGAATTGTTCACTTCAACTTTGGCTATATTGTCGAGTATATCATAG
- a CDS encoding dipeptidyl-peptidase, putative (Similar to S. cerevisiae DPP3) produces the protein MSEVSNKNQENKELFYADIDAPIVVLSALKHFEALSSKNAKKYAHYLSRASFEGTRAVLRSVSPESEPIYDMILTIHGKLGTPQSVEEYQQKLAPLTKQDVQHYLEYTLQFLDNAGNYKSFGDKKFIPRLEPETFDKLIKIVDDTKVSELYNKVKEALFSTEKGLLGYAESGHLSNYYPNSETITKKEIDSVNQLLAENGIMPENTRVEKKSDSEFTVHVASSETTNKTTYYPKDKLTSKDGKINVTFKFGDHHEQFQKIVENLTKALPYVANETQEKLLTYYIESFSTGSMNAHKQSQIEWVKDLKPEVESNIGFIETYRDPSGVRGEWEGLVAMVNHERTAKFSKLVANAGTFIKELPWDKIYEKDTFTPPDFTSLEVLTFAGSGIPAGINIPNYDDVRLNYGFKNVSLGNVLSANPKNPKQKEVITFIGDDLQDEFKKWRDEAFEVQVGLHELLGHGTGKLLQETSPGKFNFDNKDDRIKSWYGPNDTWSSLFGTTSGSYEECRAELVALYLILKNPDQVFPIFNIGNKDDQTIVKFISALLMIRAGLIGLEFWDPSSSKWGQPHMQARFAIMKQLHKANVFKFEYSNPDYSDLEIVVDASKLDDGTAVDALGEFLSNLHIFKSTGDVKQGLEYYLNKSQVDPEYSRFRDAVLKQKKPRKMVIQANTFFNETTDDIDVVEYEESEIGMIQSYYDRKV, from the coding sequence ATGTCCGAGGTGTCCAATAAAAATCAAGAGAATAAGGAATTATTCTATGCTGATATCGACGCTCCAATCGTTGTGTTATCTGCTTTAAAACATTTTGAGGCATTATCATCCAAGAATGCTAAAAAGTATGCCCATTATTTGTCAAGGGCATCCTTTGAAGGAACAAGAGCCGTATTAAGATCAGTTTCCCCAGAAAGTGAACCAATTTATGATATGATTTTAACTATTCACGGTAAATTGGGAACTCCACAATCTGTCGAAGagtatcaacaaaaattggCACCATTGACCAAACAAGATGTTCAACATTATTTGGAGTATACCTTACAATTTTTGGATAATGCTGGAAACTATAAATCATTTGGAGACAAAAAGTTTATCCCCCGTTTAGAACCAGAAacttttgataaattgatcaaaattGTCGACGATACTAAAGTTTCTGAGTTATATAACAAGGTCAAAGAAGCATTGTTCAGTACAGAAAAGGGTTTGTTGGGCTATGCCGAATCTGGCCATTTATCCAATTACTACCCTAACAGTGAAACTAtaaccaaaaaagaaattgatctGGTTAATCAGTTACTTGCTGAAAACGGTATAATGCCAGAAAATACTAGAGTAGAGAAGAAATCTGATTCTGAATTCACAGTTCATGTTGCATCTTCGGAAACCACTAACAAAACAACTTATTACCCAAAAGACAAATTAACATCCAAGGATGGTAAAATCAATGTCACTTTTAAATTTGGTGATCATCatgaacaatttcaaaagatAGTTGAAAACTTAACCAAGGCATTACCATATGTTGCTAATGAAACTCAAGAAAAATTACTCACGTATTACattgaatcattttcaacTGGGTCAATGAATGCACACAAGCAATCACAAATTGAATGGGTCAAGGATTTGAAACCTGAAGTTGAGTCCAACATTGGTTTTATTGAAACCTACAGAGACCCATCTGGAGTTAGAGGAGAATGGGAAGGGTTAGTTGCTATGGTGAACCACGAAAGAACTGCTAAGTTTAGTAAGTTAGTTGCAAATGCCGGCAcatttattaaagaattgCCATGGGATAAAATTTATGAAAAGGATACTTTCACTCCACCTGATTTTACTTCCTTGGAAGTGTTAACTTTTGCTGGTTCAGGAATACCAGCAGGTATTAACATTCCAAACTATGATGATGTCAGATTAAACTATGGGTTCAAGAATGTTTCTCTTGGTAACGTATTGTCTGCCAACCCCAAAAATCCTAAGCAAAAAGAAGTTATCACATTTATTGGAGATGATTTACAAGACgaattcaaaaaatggCGTGACGAAGCTTTCGAAGTTCAAGTTGGTTTGCATGAATTATTAGGTCATGGAACCGGGAAATTATTACAAGAGACTTCTCCAGGAAAATTTAACTTTGATAACAAAGATGATAGAATCAAGTCATGGTATGGACCAAACGATACTTGGAGTTCATTGTTTGGTACAACTTCTGGATCATATGAAGAATGTCGTGCTGAGTTGGTTgcattatatttaattttgaaaaatccaGACCAAGTATTCCCTATTTTTAACATTGGAAACAAGGATGATCAAACCATAgtcaaatttatttctgcattattgatgataagAGCTGGTTTAATTGGGTTAGAATTTTGGgatccttcttcttctaaatGGGGACAACCACATATGCAAGCTCGTTTTGCCATAATGAAACAATTGCATAAAGCCAACGtctttaaatttgaatattcgAACCCAGATTATTCTGATTTGGAAATTGTGGTTGACGCATCTAAATTGGACGATGGTACTGCTGTTGATGCTTTGGGTGAGTTCTTATCTAATTTACATATTTTCAAGAGCACTGGTGATGTTAAACAAGGGTTagaatattatttgaaCAAATCACAAGTTGATCCAGAATATAGCAGATTTAGGGATGCTGTGttgaaacaaaagaaaccaaGAAAGATGGTCATTCAAGCTAAtacttttttcaatgaaaCCACCGATGATATCgatgttgttgaatatGAAGAAAGTGAAATTGGTATGATTCAAAGTTATTACGATAGAAAGGTTTAG